One Streptomyces sp. NBC_01217 genomic region harbors:
- a CDS encoding alpha/beta fold hydrolase: MGDAVYRFGQYALDADRRRLSHDGQRIDVEPQAIELLCHLVEQRGRVVPEEELRDWLGHGHAVSEAALVTGLRTARRAIGDSDARQQLIRAVRPHGYRFVARVTVASTTPTATPTAPGVPAVAEADHEVIRFCRSADGTRIAYALTGEGPPLVKTANWLTHLDLDRTTPMWAHWFDGLTRGRQLIRYDERGCGLSSWDMGSFTLDNLVADLDAVADAAGLDRFPLLGVSQGSAVAVAYAALRPERVSHLILTSAYARGQQIRAGSDAERDAAEVDLNIARAGWRSQDSSFLRYFASQFLADATPAEWDAFAAYQRLTTSPANGLRFLEEFTRIDVSGIAHDVACPTLIIHSRDDARVPVAQALELATLIPDSRLILLDSRNHLFTADDPAWPTFLTHLYNFLSE; the protein is encoded by the coding sequence GTGGGCGACGCGGTTTACAGGTTCGGGCAGTACGCGTTGGACGCGGACCGCCGTCGACTCAGCCATGACGGACAGCGGATCGACGTCGAGCCCCAGGCCATAGAGCTCCTGTGCCACCTGGTCGAGCAACGCGGCCGTGTCGTGCCCGAGGAAGAGCTGCGCGACTGGTTGGGGCACGGGCACGCGGTCAGCGAGGCCGCACTCGTCACCGGGCTGCGCACGGCCCGTCGCGCGATCGGTGACAGTGACGCACGGCAGCAGCTGATTCGCGCCGTGCGCCCGCACGGCTATCGGTTTGTCGCCCGTGTGACGGTGGCTTCCACCACTCCGACCGCCACACCCACGGCCCCCGGGGTCCCGGCAGTGGCGGAGGCGGACCACGAGGTCATCCGGTTCTGCCGGTCCGCCGACGGCACCCGCATCGCCTACGCGCTCACCGGAGAGGGCCCGCCCCTGGTGAAGACCGCCAACTGGCTGACCCACCTCGACCTCGACCGGACCACCCCGATGTGGGCGCACTGGTTCGACGGCCTCACCCGCGGCCGGCAGCTCATCCGCTACGACGAGCGGGGCTGCGGCCTCTCCTCATGGGACATGGGCAGCTTCACCCTCGACAACCTGGTCGCCGACCTCGATGCCGTGGCCGATGCCGCCGGCCTCGACCGGTTTCCCCTGCTCGGGGTGTCACAGGGCAGCGCGGTAGCCGTCGCCTACGCCGCCCTTCGCCCCGAGCGGGTCAGCCATCTGATCCTCACCTCCGCCTACGCCCGGGGACAGCAGATCCGTGCGGGCAGCGACGCCGAGCGCGATGCCGCAGAGGTCGACCTCAACATCGCCCGCGCCGGATGGCGTTCGCAGGACAGCAGCTTCCTGCGCTACTTCGCCTCCCAGTTCCTCGCCGACGCCACTCCCGCGGAGTGGGACGCGTTCGCCGCCTACCAGCGGCTGACGACCTCGCCCGCCAACGGCCTGCGATTCCTGGAAGAGTTCACCCGCATCGACGTCTCGGGCATCGCTCACGACGTGGCCTGCCCCACGCTGATCATCCACTCCCGCGACGACGCGCGCGTCCCCGTCGCACAGGCCCTGGAACTGGCCACGCTCATCCCCGACAGCCGGCTGATCCTGCTCGACAGCCGCAACCACCTGTTCACCGCCGACGACCCGGCCTGGCCCACCTTCCTCACCCACCTCTACAACTTCCTCTCCGAGTAG